The segment GGCCCTGCGTGGTACCAGCGTGATATCGAGATTCCGGCAGCCTGGCAGGGGAAACGGGTGACGTTGTTTCTGGAACGCTGCCGCTGGGTGACCACCGTCTGGTTGGATGACAAGCGCATTGGCACCCAGGACAGCTTGATCGCGCCGCATCAATACGATTTCGGCACGGATGTAAAACCTGGCAAGCATCGGTTGACCATCTGCGTGGATAATACCGTCAAAATTAACCTCGGGAAGTTTGTGTCGGCCCTGTTCGGCGGCACGTGGGGCAATATGAATGGCATTGTGGGTCGTATGGAATTGGGGACCACCCCGCCGGTGTGGATTGAGGACCTCCAGGTTTACCCTCAGTTCGCAAGCAAAACGGTGCTCGTCAAGGGCCGCCTTGGGAATGCCACCGGCCAGGCCGGGCAAGGCACGCTGGGACTGAAGCTATCTTTTCACCATGATGCCAGACCCACACCGGTTCATAAAATTCAAGTGTCCTGGGATTCCAGCGGCGGCACGTTCAATGCGGAGTTGCCGATCACGGATGCCGGTCAAGGCGTAAAGCTTTGGGATGAATTCTCCCCCAATATGTATCAGGTGGATGCGTTTCTGAACGAGGGTGCGGACTGGAAGGCGGTCAGTTTTGGTTTCCGCAAGTTCGCAGTCAAAGGCACTCAGTTCACGCTGAACGACCGGCCAGTATATCTGCGCGGGACACTGGAGTGTTCGGTCTTTCCGCTCACCGGCTATCCGCCGACCGATGTGCCGGCGTGGCAGCGGATTTACCGGATCATGAAATCGTACGGCTTGAATCATATTCGCTTCCATTCGTGGTGCCCGCCGGAAGCGGCCTTCGCCGCCGCGGACGTGGAAGGCATCATAATCCAAGCCGAAGGGCCGCAAGCCAATGTCAATGTCGGCTCCGATCCGGCGCGCGATGCGTTCATCGAGGCGGAGTTCAAGCGCATCGTGGATACCTATGGCAATCATCCCTCCTTTTGCACCATGACGCTGGGCAACGAGTACGGCGGCAAGGATGAACTCTTGACGCGCTGGGTGGAGATGCTTATTCAGCGAGATCCGCGTCATCTCTATTCCTCGGCCTCCTCCGCGCAGACGACCACCAACCGGCAGTGGACGGAATCGCCCAGCGGCCGTGGCATTCCCGGTGCAGGCACGGAGCGCGATTTGAGCGCCATTGTGGCAAAGGATGCTCGACCAATCATCGGCCATGAGATCGGCCAATGGATGTACTTCCCGGATTTCAACGAGATGAAAAAATATACCGGCGTGATGGCGGTGAAGAATTTCGAGATGATCCGCGACGACCTGGAAAAGAAGCATCTGCTTGATCTTGCGCCGAAGTACGTGGATGCCAGCGGACGCTTCGCCACGCTGCTCTACAAGGAGGAAATCGAGGTGCTGCTGCGCACGCCGGGCTATGCCGGATTTTCTCTGCTCGACCTGCATGATTACCCGACCCAGGGTACCGCGCTGATCGGCCCGCTCGATCCGTTTTGGGAGTCGAAAGGATTCATCACCCCGGAAGCGTACCGGCGCTTCTGCGGGGCGACGGTGCCGCTGTTGCGGATGCCCAAGCGCACCTACGCCAGCGATGAACCGTTCACCGCCACTACCGATCTCGCGCACTACGGCTCGGCGGATTTGGAACGCGCGCAGCCAGTTTGGAAGATTACGGACGCCCAGGGGCGCGAGATTGCCGCCGGGCAGTTACCCGAGTTAAAGGTGCCGACCGGCAAACTGACGGCGCTCGGCGCAATCAACGCCTCGTTTGCCAAAGTCACCGCCGCCGGTAAACTGAAAGTGACGATTTCGTTGTCGGGCACGGAAATCTACAATGATTGGGAAATCTGGGTTTATCCCGCCAATGTGATGGCCCAGCCGCCGGCCAATGTCGTGGTGTGCGAGAAATGGGATAAGGCGCAGGCGGCGCTGGGCGAAGGGAAGAAAGTGGTGTACTTTGCCACCTCGGCTAATACCAAGACCTCCATGCGTGGCAAATATTTGCCGGTCTTCTGGAGCCCCGTCTGGTTCCCGAGCCAGAAACCCAATACCATGGGGCTGTTGTGCGACCCGCAGCATCCGCTGCTCGCGCAGTTCCCCACTGAGTTTCACAGCAACTGGCAATGGTACGAACTCATGCAGCGCTCGCGCCTGTTCATCCTCGATGAGACCCCCGCCGATTACCGTCCGCTGGTGCAGGTGATTGATAACTTCGCGCGCAACCACAAGCTCGGGGCGGTATTTGAGGGGCGCGTGGGAAGCGGCCAATTGCTGGTGTGCGGCTTCGACCTGCCGGCCATGGCAAAAGACCCGGCGGCGCGGCAATTGCTGGCCAGCCTGTACCAATACGTTGGTTCGCCGGCGTTTGCGCCGAAGCAGGAACTGGGTCTGGACCTGCTCGAAAAACTGTTTGTGCCGAAATACTCCAACCAGTTGCAAGCCCTGGGTGCCAAGGTTCGCGGGGACAGCCAGTTGGCTGATTATGCCGCCGAATACGCCGTGGATGGCGATCCCAATACCATGTGGCACACCCCGTGGAATGAACCCGCTCCCAAATTTCCGCATTACCTGATCGTCGAACTGCCGCAACCGGCCAAATTCGCTGGCCTCACCTGTCTTCCACGTCAGGACGGGAACCGCAACGGCTGGATCAAGGACTATGCGGTGCATGTCAGCGCCGACGGCAAGGATTGGGGTGCGCCGGTGGCCCAGGGGGCTTTCCCCCGCAACGACGGCTTGCAAACCGTGAAATTCGCGCAGCCGGTGACCACCCGGTTCCTGAAATTCATCGCCGTCAGCGGCTTCGACGCCACTAAGCCGTACGCCTCATTGGCTGAACTGGATGTAATTCCAGTGCCATAACGGATTTAAATCCGAAGTTCGAAGCCCGGAAGCCGAAAGAAATTCGAACGCCGAATTCTTAAACGGGAGTACCCTTCCTTCCGGTGGGGTGCGCACCGATGCGAGTTTGAATTATTTTAAAATAACTATTAAACGTATTTCCTGGGACGGTACCTTACTTGCTGGACGGCAGTCCTGGCGGTGGCTGGCTGCAAAGACGCACGAAGGTTTCCTTCAGTCGCGCCACTTGCAGGTCGTTGACAATCAGGAATGAATCCCGCCCGTTCTTTTTCGGGGTGAACCGGGTAAAGCCGTCCGCTTCGACGGTTACCTGTCCGGCTGAGGAAAGATCGAAGTAGCCGCGGTCCGGGAACACCGCATACAGTGCGGCAGTCAAATCCCATGTGGGGCGATCGTGCGGCGGCGGATTATACAGACAATACGCCTCGGCCACTGGATGGTGGGGGACGTATTGGTAATCCCGCTCGATGCTTACGGACGGATACGCGGCGGCAATACCGATTTCGTAACCGCTCCAAACAATGGGGGAGGGCCATTCGCGTTCCAATTTTTGCGCGGCGGGAATATCCTTGATCACGTTGTATTCCAGATAATGATTATTGTGCTTAATGGTTTGGAACGAGCCCGCCATGATGGAAAGCAGTTTCACCTTTTGCTTGATCAGTTCCTTGCCGTTCAATGGGGAGAACGCGTCTGGCTGCGAATCCAGCAGGGCTGCCAGGTTTGAAAAGAAACCCACCTGCACCAGGCACACCGAGCGATCCGGCTGCTGGCTCAGCGTATTGCGTATCAGTTGCACCGCCTCCGGCAGGGTTTGCCCGGTCAGCTTTTGCGGGAAGCGTGGTTTCCCGTCATCAGTTGCTTCGGCCAGCTTGAGGAATTTACTGCCGCCGGTGTCCACGGCGTTGGCACCCACGCCAATGGGGAGGTCTTCCCGCCCGTAAAAGGCATTCACCGCCGCCGTGAAGGGAGCGGCCAGCCGATCCTTTTTGGTGATGGTGACCGCCAGCAATTCGCACTGTCCCTGGCGTTGCAGCGCATGCAACATGGCCAATGCCATGACATCGTCCACGTCATTGCCAATGTCGGTATCGAAAATGATTTTGGCGGGTGTGATTGCGGCCCGCGAGGCGGATGCCTCGGCACCGGCAACCCAAACGGTTGGAGTTATTAGTACGGCCATCAGGCCGGACCATAGATATTTGCAATATGTATTCATAGTTTGTAAGTGATGTTTTTGCAAACAAGCGCACAGGACCTTAACCCGGCGCGACACGATATCTTGGGTGGCGTAATGATTCGGCATACTTGCTTGCCGTATTGATTAAACGCGCAGGCGACGGCGATCAAGTGAAATCGGAAGCGACGCAACGGTCGAGCCAGGGAATGTCTTGAATCATAATACCGATAAATGCGTTTCCCAAAACACCGTGGTCAGGTATCCTTTCTCCCAATGCTTGTTTGTACCAACAACATGAACACCAGCTTGATCTGGCCAGCGTCTGCCTCGCGCAACGAGGTACCCGCTTCGCCGGGCAGAACTTGTAAACCCGTATAACCCAATGAAACAAAACGAACTCAAAGGCAAAATCGCGCTCGTAACGGGCGCAAGTAAAGGACTTGGCAAGGCCATGGCGTTGGCCCTGGCCGAGGCTGGCGCAACTCTGGCGCTGGTTTCCCGTGATGAAAAATTGCTCACGGAAACCGCTAATGCCATTCGCGCACTGGGCACCGAGGCGGAAATCTTTCGCACCGATGTTGCGGACGAAGCCCAGGTTATCGCGCTGGAAAAGGCGGTGACGGCGCGCTTTGGTAAAATCCACATCCTTATCAACAACGCCGGCATCAATCTGCGGAAGCCCATCACCGACTTCACGCTGGAGGAGTGGACCCGGGTGCAAACCACCAACGTCACCAGCGCCTTTCTGATGTGCCGCGCGTTTGTGCCGCACCTGAAAGGGCAGGGATATGGCCGTATTATTAACCTGACCTCGATGATGAGCCATGTCTCGCTGCCGGGACGTACCGCGTACTCTACCAGTAAGACTGCGCTGCTGGGATTCACCAAGGCGTTGGCTTTGGAACTGGCCCCTGAAAAAATCACCGTCAACGGTATCAGCCCGGGGCCGTGCGCCACGGAAATTAACAAGGCGCTGATGGAAAATGCGGAACTGACGCAATTCTTCCTTTCACGCATCCCGTTGGGCCGCTGGGGCAAACCGGAGGAAGTGGCCCAAGTCGCGGTCTTTCTGTGTGCCGAGGCCGCCAGTTTTATCACGGGTACGGATATAGTTATTGATGGCGGCTGGCTTTCCCAGTAAGGTTTGCCGATGCACATTAGTAGAAAAGCATATCAGCAGCCTAAGGTGTGCTCTGGAGCCAGCCCATGG is part of the Verrucomicrobiota bacterium genome and harbors:
- a CDS encoding SDR family NAD(P)-dependent oxidoreductase, with protein sequence MKQNELKGKIALVTGASKGLGKAMALALAEAGATLALVSRDEKLLTETANAIRALGTEAEIFRTDVADEAQVIALEKAVTARFGKIHILINNAGINLRKPITDFTLEEWTRVQTTNVTSAFLMCRAFVPHLKGQGYGRIINLTSMMSHVSLPGRTAYSTSKTALLGFTKALALELAPEKITVNGISPGPCATEINKALMENAELTQFFLSRIPLGRWGKPEEVAQVAVFLCAEAASFITGTDIVIDGGWLSQ
- a CDS encoding nucleoside hydrolase — encoded protein: MNTYCKYLWSGLMAVLITPTVWVAGAEASASRAAITPAKIIFDTDIGNDVDDVMALAMLHALQRQGQCELLAVTITKKDRLAAPFTAAVNAFYGREDLPIGVGANAVDTGGSKFLKLAEATDDGKPRFPQKLTGQTLPEAVQLIRNTLSQQPDRSVCLVQVGFFSNLAALLDSQPDAFSPLNGKELIKQKVKLLSIMAGSFQTIKHNNHYLEYNVIKDIPAAQKLEREWPSPIVWSGYEIGIAAAYPSVSIERDYQYVPHHPVAEAYCLYNPPPHDRPTWDLTAALYAVFPDRGYFDLSSAGQVTVEADGFTRFTPKKNGRDSFLIVNDLQVARLKETFVRLCSQPPPGLPSSK
- a CDS encoding discoidin domain-containing protein, coding for MKTTRLLILALWMTGLQLTGMAETISLQGDWRCQVDSENKGATEQWFARELSGTMKLPGTLDEAGLGPKNTKPPTLEGPYRLYDYAGPAWYQRDIEIPAAWQGKRVTLFLERCRWVTTVWLDDKRIGTQDSLIAPHQYDFGTDVKPGKHRLTICVDNTVKINLGKFVSALFGGTWGNMNGIVGRMELGTTPPVWIEDLQVYPQFASKTVLVKGRLGNATGQAGQGTLGLKLSFHHDARPTPVHKIQVSWDSSGGTFNAELPITDAGQGVKLWDEFSPNMYQVDAFLNEGADWKAVSFGFRKFAVKGTQFTLNDRPVYLRGTLECSVFPLTGYPPTDVPAWQRIYRIMKSYGLNHIRFHSWCPPEAAFAAADVEGIIIQAEGPQANVNVGSDPARDAFIEAEFKRIVDTYGNHPSFCTMTLGNEYGGKDELLTRWVEMLIQRDPRHLYSSASSAQTTTNRQWTESPSGRGIPGAGTERDLSAIVAKDARPIIGHEIGQWMYFPDFNEMKKYTGVMAVKNFEMIRDDLEKKHLLDLAPKYVDASGRFATLLYKEEIEVLLRTPGYAGFSLLDLHDYPTQGTALIGPLDPFWESKGFITPEAYRRFCGATVPLLRMPKRTYASDEPFTATTDLAHYGSADLERAQPVWKITDAQGREIAAGQLPELKVPTGKLTALGAINASFAKVTAAGKLKVTISLSGTEIYNDWEIWVYPANVMAQPPANVVVCEKWDKAQAALGEGKKVVYFATSANTKTSMRGKYLPVFWSPVWFPSQKPNTMGLLCDPQHPLLAQFPTEFHSNWQWYELMQRSRLFILDETPADYRPLVQVIDNFARNHKLGAVFEGRVGSGQLLVCGFDLPAMAKDPAARQLLASLYQYVGSPAFAPKQELGLDLLEKLFVPKYSNQLQALGAKVRGDSQLADYAAEYAVDGDPNTMWHTPWNEPAPKFPHYLIVELPQPAKFAGLTCLPRQDGNRNGWIKDYAVHVSADGKDWGAPVAQGAFPRNDGLQTVKFAQPVTTRFLKFIAVSGFDATKPYASLAELDVIPVP